Part of the Candidatus Cloacimonadaceae bacterium genome, CCGACAATCGGCGAGTTGTTTTGACGACGTACTACGCCTGAGATCATCCCGGTGATCATATCCTTGATCAGGACATTTGAGAATGAGGGGACAGAGGTGACTCCAGCGGTATAGACCGCTTTCACCGCCCAGCGGTAGGTGCCGTTTGGCAGGGTCAGCCAACCGCTATCGGCAAGGTTCAGCGCTGTGATCAATTGAGGAGTGAGCAGTGTCCAACTGGCTTCATTGGTTTCATGGGTCGCCAGCAGACGCCAGACCTTATATCCGGTAAGAACGCGGCTTGGGGATTGAGCATATCTCACTTCGTTGGCAAGCGGCAATCTGGGTTCGCTGCGCACACCGCCTATTTCCATTCTGCGGGAAGGATTGGTGGTGGCGATCGGAGAGCTGAGTTGGCCTGTGCCGGAGGCGGAGTGTGAAACAAGTTCTTCAGCGCGGAAACGGATGCCGGTCACAGCATTGCCGATGTAGATATTATCCATGAACCAAACATACCAGAGACCATCATTGGCAGGCGGGTCTTCGGCGTGGAAAGCGATCTTGATCTGCTGTCCGCCATAGGCAGCTAAACCGATGGAGATGGGAGAGGCATAGTAGTTCCAACCTCCGGTCTGGGTGCTGGCATCCCAAAGGGGTGTCCAAGTGCTTCCATTGTCCGCGGAGACCTTCACATAGTAATGATCACCGTTTGTGGAACCGAGGAAGACATAGGAATCGAACCTCAGATATGCCGAGGGCGGGCAATTGAAGGCTGGCGTGATCAACCATTCGTCCTGATGATCATAGCTCCACCACAAACCTGCTTGATGGGTTCCGTCGGTGGGGTTGGCGGGTTGTCCGCTCACGGTGATGGCGCCGAACCTGCACCAACTGGGGAATACTCCGGAAGCATTTATAGGCCCGGTGTTGGTTATGGTGCGTGTCCAATCCGTGGGCGGGAAGGTTGCGCTTTCGAAACTTTCGGTCACTTCGATGGCATTGGGATCCGGTTGCTGCCAGGTGACGTTGACCAGGGTGTTGATGTCATTGATCGCGGCAAGGACGGTATGAGGTGCGTATGCCACTTCGTTGAGAGTAATGCTGCCCATTGTGTGGTTGGTGGCGCCGACGTTGATAGTGCCGGTGGCGCTTGTGTAGCCAGGGCAAAGGATGGTGTATGCATACGCCTGGTTGGCATAGACGTTCGGGATGGTGAAGGCGCCGGTGGCAGTGGAATTTGCCGTGTAGTTGGCATAACCTACCAAATAGATGGCGGCTCCGGGAAGCCCCGCTCCGGTATCGCTGGCGAGGATCATGCCTTGCACAGAAACAGATGCCATCGGTTGCATGGTCACGTTGATAATCTCGGTTTCATCCTCTTCCAACACGAAGTTTTGGGTGAGAGTGACATAGCCGTATTTACTGAAACTGATGGTATAGTTTCCGGGCAGGACGTTTTGGAATTGATACTGTCCGGCGGCGTTGGTGGTGGCGGTCGCTCCGGTTTGAGTGATCGATACGGCGACTCCCGCGAGGGGTTGGTCACCGGCTCCAAGTACTGTTCCGTTTACGTGTCCCACTCCACCGGGGATGACCATGAAAGTGGTCATCGGGAATATACCGGTGACGGCTCCGACTGTTCCAGGATTGGCGGGATCATAGACGACAGTATCGGAAAAGATGTTGCGGGCGCGGTTGGTGCCCACGGTCTGGCTCTTGAATAAATCCGATGAACTAAAGTATCCAGCGTCCATGGGGCGGTTAAACAGCATCACCAGGTTTTCCCCGTTCAAATACAAATAGGGTTGGATGAAGGGGATGGTGATGGTGTTTTGTCCGCTGGGGTAATTGATGTTTCCGTCGAAAACCAAGGTGAGCTGAGTGGATGGAATAAAGCCGGCGGAAAGATTGGCTTGGGTGGTGGTTCCGATCCAAACCTTGGTGGGCTTGTTCGGCAGGTTGGTCAGGAAGTTGTTATATATCTGGATTCCAGTGATCTGACCCATGAAATTTCCCATCTCGGCTGGGTAATAGAGGGTCTGATACAAGCTGTTGCGATAGAACATATCAATCGGCATGCGGGCGGTTTGGGTTCCGGTGCCGATGGTGAAAGAAAAGACTCCGGCGGGGTTGACGAGGATGCTCAGGTTCTGGCTTTGATCGTTGGCAGTGTTCTGGTCGCCAACCAGGAAGACCCTGGCATAAATAACCATGGCTACGGCAGCGGCGGGGGTCCACTGAATCGGGATCTGCACCGTCTGGCCTGGGTTGATTGCAGTGCCGTCTGCTGTGGCAAGCTCTGTGCCGGTGGAATTGAATAGCTTCACGGTATATGTGGATTGAGGATTTGTGCCCCAGTTCAGGACGCTTGCAGTATAAGTGGAGGGCACTCCGACAGTGGGAGTCATGTTTCCGGTCAATGCAGAAACACCAAGATCGTTGGCGGCGATCAATTCGATGGTAACATTGTCCACATAAATCGTCTGACCTGCGGCTATGTTGCCGTGTTTGATCGCGATGTATCTGCCGGTTCCAGTGTAGCCGTTCAAGGGAGTAATGTATTCCGTCCAGACAGTGGGAGTCGTGACGCTCTGGATTTGAGTGAAGGTGGCGGCGTTCAGGGGATCGGTCATCACCCCGATCGATAAAGTATATGTAGCTGCCACGCCTTTGACCCAAAGTTTCATCCTGGTGGTGTTTACAGGTATTGTCTGAGCCAGAGGCGGGCCGACCAGAATAGTGTTTGGGCTGACGGGGCTGCCGTTATAGATGCGCACACAGTTTGGCGCGCTGTAGGGTGCGCTGGCGATGGTTACGACGGCAGGGGATGTCCCACCGGGAGAGATCAAAGCCGACCAGTCCAGTGGCAGAGCCGGTGCCGTCACTCCATCAAAAAGCTGCACATAAGGCAGAGTGTTGACAGTGGTGTCAATGCAGTTGCCGGTCAACGCCACAGTGCGGGGAAGGCGCAGGTTGTCCGTGATCGTGATCGTACCGGTGTGCGCTCCTGCGGTTGTGGGATTGTATCTGCCCACGAAAGTGATGCTTTGGCCGGTGGCCAGGCTGGCAGGCAAAGTTGGCAGGTTTTGCAGGGTGAAGAAAGGCGAGCCGGCGATCGAGATGCTGTTGATCGTCAAGGTGCCTCCGCCCACGTTCATCACCGTGAAGGTCTGGTTGTGGGTGGTATCCATGAGGACAGTGCCATAATCCTTGCTCGCGGGAGTCACGCTAAACATCGGATCGTTGCCAAGCGGGGTCATGTGGAAGCTCGTTTTGGCAAATTGACCGGTGATCGTTCCCACAGCTCCGGGATTGGCGGGATCATAGACGACAGTATCGGACTGGACATTGCGGGCGCGGTTGGTGCCGACGGTCTGGGCTCTGAACAGATCCGAAGAGCTGAAATAGCCTGCATCCATGGGGCGATTAAACATCACGACAAGGTTTCCACCGGTGAAGGGGAAGATGGTCTGCAACGGAATCAGGACTTCATTGTTGCCGCTGGGATAGTTCACATTACCGTCAAAGACAAGCGTCATCTGAGTGGAGGAAATCCACCCGGCGGACAGATCGGTTTGAGGGGTGGTGCCCATCCAGATTTTGGTGGGTTTGTTCGGCAAGTTCGTGAGGAAGAAATTGTAGAGCGTGATAGCGGTGATGTTTCCATACAAGCCGAGCTCGGTGGGGAAATAGAGAGTCTGGTTCAAACTGTTGCGATAGTACATATCAATCGGCATAAGGGCGGTCTGATCTCCGGCGCCGACCGTCACAACTATGACTCCGGGAGGCATGACCGAGATATTCAAGGGCGCGGTGATGTCGTTTGCAGGATTTTCATCACCGGCGAGAATTACTTTGCCGCGAAGGGCAGCGGGTCCCTCCACCGTTGGGGTCCAGGAAACCTGGATCTGGAGGGTCTGCCCGGCGGCAATGGTTGTGCCGGGGGTGCTGGCAAGCACGGTGTTGGCGGCATTGATCAGTTGGACGGTATAGGTGTTTTGCTGGTTTGAACCGCGATTATAGACGGTTACGGTATAGTTTGTGGGGTTGCCCACGGAGGGAGTCGTATTTCCGTTGATAGCGGTGGCGGCGAGGTCATTCTGCGCCGGCACGGGAGGCGTGAACACATACTTGTTTCCGGTGAGAAAAGGAACGTGGGTGCCATTGATCCCGGCGAATGCCACGGTTGAAGAATATGTCGCGGTGGGGGAAGCGGGAGTGATGCTCAGATAGTTACCTGCGACCGCTCCGGAGAGTCCGATGGAGGCAGTGGCGGAGGTGCCGGGTGCGTCCCCCATCGTTCCATAGACAAATTCGATCTTGTTTGTGCCCTGAAAGAGCTTGATCTGGAAATTGATCAGGTTCACCGGAGCAACACTATAATACCACTTTATGTTTTTAAACTGAATGGTCAGCACCTGATTGGGAGACGTGCCGCTCAGTTCAGAGGAAACGTTTCCGTCGGTATTGGTCATCAGGTCGTCCCAAAGCCCGCCCATGATCAGGGTCTGGGTGGCGAGCAAATTGGATAACGAGGCGGTGGAAGTAGGATTCAGGGTGATGAATCCGTTTGTATTCGCCCTGAATGTGGAGTAAATGATCTCATCATACATAAAATCGAATCCGATGTTGATCACGGGGGACATGGAATCATCGACGCCTGGTCCGTGAATCTGCGTGGGATTCGTAATTTCCGTATAGGTGGAAGTAGTTTGCTGGAACGAGTATTCCGACATCGCAGCAAAGCTTAGCGAGCAAAGCATTGTCAGAATCACAACGATTAGTGCATTCTTCATGTGGTCTCCTTGGTTTTTGTAATGATTATAGAAACGTTAACGCATCAGGGCTTGAGGTTTAGCCTCAAAATAAGCGCCGTGGCGCCAACACTTGATTAAAGAACTGTTTAGCCGGATATCTCTTAATTATATCGGCTCCCACATCTTGCATGTAAAAATGAAGCCAATTATACAAAAAAATTGCAAAGCGAAGGATTTAATGACGGATTAATGGCACTCCCCGCTCTTATTTTGGAGAAAGAGCAAAGCGAGGATAAAGTGGCGCATCAGCCATAAATGGCTGTATGGCGGGAGATAGCCCGTTTTTAGAGGATTATGGGGAATAGGAGCGGTCAGAGCGCTTTCTTTCCCACGGTGGCGATGTAGATGACAAATTCTTCGATGCCGTCAATATCGAGACACTCGTTCATCGCTTCATCGAGGTAAGCTCCGATCATGCATGCTCCTCCTCCGATCGCCTCTGCTGCGAGATGGATGTTTTGACCCACATGTCCCGCGTCCAGATATAGATAGCGGTAGCCGCGCTGTCCATAACGCCAGACTGTGCGATAGGGAACGGCGGAAAGGATGAGCGTGACGGGTGCCGTTTTGACCATTTCCTGCCGCATACAGGCTTCAAAGATGGCGTCCGCGGTGGCGGTTTTATCGTCCATCAACACCAAACAGTGTTTGACTGGATGATAATAGTAAAGACCTGCCTTGATGCCGGTGACTTCGGACACAAGAACATGGCACTCAAAGGGATGGCGCGCTCCGGCGGAGGGGACGTTGCGCAGTGTCATTTCCATCCGTTCATTGGAGCGGAAATCCCGCGCCCAGCAGCTTGACCAGAGGACGAAGGATAGCTCTTCCGCGGAAAGGGGAACGGATGCGTATTTGCGCAAGCTGCGGCGCTGTTCGATGGCTTGGCGCAGACTCATATCCGGGATGTCCAGTTTGCCGACCGCGGGCAACTGAATGATCTCCCCGCTCTTTACCTTGAGGGCGTCCGGACGCTCAATACCGCTTTCCTGATCGCTTTTTTCGCCGAAGAGATAGCGGGTGAGGCGAACGAAGTCGTTGCCGATGGATGCCGCTTTGGGGCGTTCGGATTCGATCTCGGAGAGCACCTGGCGCAAGCTGGATTCCAAAAAGTCATATTCCTCGGCGCTGATCTCCGCTTGTTTGAGTATCTCGTCCTTATCATAAGCTCTTGTCTTATAGTAGAGATAACCAAAGGTCTTCATGTCCATGGTCTTCCTCCGCTTTTACTTTTTAATAGCGCGGACGGGACAGCCGCGAAACTTGCCGATGCCCTCGATGCAGATTCCGCATTCGATGCACAGAGCGGGATCGATGACGGCTTTGCCCTTGACCATTTTTATCGCTGAAGTGGGACAGTTTCCCACACATAGCTTGCAGCCGATGCAACCTTTGGCGTCCACGTGGTATGTCGATGCTTCCGGACGCACCTCGCCGCTGTAGAAATCCCGTAAGATATAGAGTCCCTTATCGTTGAACAAGCGACTGACGAGGATGATATCCCCTTCGACGATGCCTTCCACATACAGGCTATCTCCCGCTGAAATGGCGAGTCCAAGAGTGTCTAACACGCTTTGTGACGCCAAAAGGAGGCGTAGGCTGCCTTCCTGATGACGGAGGAAAGGACGGTGTTTGATCATTTCGACCACGCCGCGGTAGCCCGAGATTTCGGCATCGGTATCGATCGCTGCGAAGGCGCTGACTGAGATTAACGTGATGAGTAGTAAGGCGATGAGGTATTTCATAAGAGATTGTCCTTGTTCTTTAATTTGAGTGTGTCCACGATGTTTTTTACCTTTTCGGAATCCTCTTTCGTGCTGATGAGGATGGCGTCTTCGGTTTCAACCAGGCAGAGGTTTTCCACGCCGATGAGAGCGACGAACTTGTTTGAATAGATATAGTTATCTTTGGAATCGAGAGCCAGTCCTTCACCCAGAAAGCTGTTTCCTTCTTCATCCACGGGGGAGATATCAGAGAGCGCTTTCCAGCTTCCGACGTCGCTCCAGCCATAATTGACGGGGATCATGGCGCGAGACTGTGCAGGCTCCATGATGGCGATGTCGATGGGAGTTTTTGGCATTTGGGCATAGGTGGTGGCGATTTCTGCTTCTGTGGCGCCGTTTTCCTGTAATCTACAGATATCTTTGGCGATGATCAAAGCCGCCGGCAGATGTGTTTCAAAGGCTTTGGCGATGGAATCCGTCGTCCAGCAAAACATGCCGCTGTTCCAGTAGAAATTGCCGCTCGCGAGGAAATGGTTGGCGGTCATATAATCCGGCTTTTCCTTGAAGCGGGAAACTGTCCTCACGCCAGGTGCAAGCTCTTCTCCCGCTTCGATATAGCCATATCCGGTAGCGGGATATTCGGGGATGATGCCAAAGGTGACGAGATATCCGTCCCGCGCCACTTTTTCCGCAAGAACGAGGCTTTGCAGAAATGCCGGAGTATCGCGAATGATGTGATCCGCGGGCAGCACAACCATGCATTCTGAGGCGGGATATTTGTTCATCAGATGTGCCGCGCTCAACGCTATGCAAGGCGCGGTGTTCATTCCAAAGGGTTCGATGATGATGTTTTCCTCGCTTAGTTCCGGAAGGTGTTCGCGCACCAGCGGAACCTGCGAAGCGGCGGTCACAACATAGATGTTCGAAACCGGAATCAGCGGTGTGAGACGCGCCAAAGTGAGCTGTATCATGGATTTATCGCCCATCACGCGCAGAAATTGCTTTGGCAGCCTGTTTCTGCTTTGAGGCCAGAAACGGGTGCCGGCACCGCCAGCCATGATCAATGCTATCATATCTTTATCCTCTATTGTTCGATGATCTGGGCATCTTTGGGATAGCTGAAACTCCAGACCCCGGATGGGATCGCGGCATTGGTCTTGATGCCGGAAAAAGCGTAGGTGACGGTGTTTCCGGAGCTGTCTGAATAGGAAAGACTTTGCACGAGACCGCTTTTCTTGTTGATGGAGGCATTTAGTGAAATGATTAGCGGATCGTCCTTGGGGATGAGTTTCACGCTCACGATATCTCCACTTTCCCTGATAATTTTGACGGTCGATTTCGTCCAATAGAGCTGCAAAATCTCCACCGGGTTCATCTTGCCAAACTGGGGCAGCATCTGTGCTTTGAAGAGCGTATTGGATTGCGCGTCATAGAGTTCCACGCAGCTGTTTTCGATCTTCAGTAGCTGGGTGTGAGGTTTGTCAAAGCTCATCAGCATCCGTCCGGGGCTGAAATAGATCCTTCCGTCATAGACGATACTTCGTTTCAACTGGGGATAATAATTCGTCTGGCTCACGTTTGCCTGAAAACTGCTGAGGCTCTTGTATGCGCCTTGCATCTTGGCATGGATTTCAGCGCTGCCGGTGGCTGAGAGACTGATAGCCAAACAGCAGAGCAACAATAGAATAAGGTATCTTTTCACTGTATATATCCTTAAAATTATCTGTCTCCGCGGATGATGCCCATGTGGATGAGGTCTTCACGGTTGGCAAGCACATCGCGGGATTTGCTGCCCAAATGGGGTCCGATCACTCTCGCTCGTTCAAGAAGATCGATCAATCTTCCGGCACGGGCATAGCCGATCTTGAAATGCCGCTGCAGCATCGAAACCGAGGCGGTGTTTGCGCTCACGATCAATCTTGCCGCTTCCGGGAAAAGCTCGTCATCATAGTCAAATTCTCCAAATTCACCCTCTTCCTTCACCGGCAGACTGAAGTCCTGTTTCGGTTTGGGTTGCATGCCGAGGAAATCGCAGGTGCGGGCGATCTCGTGATCGGAAACAAAAGCGCCATGGATGCGTTCCGAAACCGCTTTGCCGGGCGGGAGGAACAGCATGTCGCCATTACCCAAAAGACGTTCAGCGCCGATCATATCCAAGATCACTCTCGAATCCACTCTTGAAGAAACCTGGAAAGCGATGCGCGCGGGGAAATTTGCCTTGATGATCCCGGTGATGACTTTGATCGAAGGACGCTGAGTGGCAAGGATAAGATGGATGCCGACGGCGCGCGCCATTTGTGCCAAACGCGTGATGGGAAGCTCGATATCCTTGCCGCTGGTCATGATCAGATCGGCAAATTCATCCACGATGATCACGATGTAGGGCAGTTTTTCAAACTCATCGGATTCCGCGGCTCTTTCATTGAAACCGGTGATATCACGCACGCGTGCTTCCTGCAAGAGTTCATAACGCCGCTCCATCTCTTTGACTGCCCAATACATGGTTTCCAAGGCGGTGTCCGGTTCGGTGACGACGGATCCGATCAAGTGCGGCAGATCGTTATAGCCCGCCAGTTCGACGCGTTTGGGATCGATCAATATCAGGCGCAAG contains:
- a CDS encoding SagB/ThcOx family dehydrogenase; the encoded protein is MKTFGYLYYKTRAYDKDEILKQAEISAEEYDFLESSLRQVLSEIESERPKAASIGNDFVRLTRYLFGEKSDQESGIERPDALKVKSGEIIQLPAVGKLDIPDMSLRQAIEQRRSLRKYASVPLSAEELSFVLWSSCWARDFRSNERMEMTLRNVPSAGARHPFECHVLVSEVTGIKAGLYYYHPVKHCLVLMDDKTATADAIFEACMRQEMVKTAPVTLILSAVPYRTVWRYGQRGYRYLYLDAGHVGQNIHLAAEAIGGGACMIGAYLDEAMNECLDIDGIEEFVIYIATVGKKAL
- a CDS encoding 4Fe-4S binding protein, whose product is MKYLIALLLITLISVSAFAAIDTDAEISGYRGVVEMIKHRPFLRHQEGSLRLLLASQSVLDTLGLAISAGDSLYVEGIVEGDIILVSRLFNDKGLYILRDFYSGEVRPEASTYHVDAKGCIGCKLCVGNCPTSAIKMVKGKAVIDPALCIECGICIEGIGKFRGCPVRAIKK
- a CDS encoding outer membrane lipoprotein carrier protein LolA — protein: MKRYLILLLLCCLAISLSATGSAEIHAKMQGAYKSLSSFQANVSQTNYYPQLKRSIVYDGRIYFSPGRMLMSFDKPHTQLLKIENSCVELYDAQSNTLFKAQMLPQFGKMNPVEILQLYWTKSTVKIIRESGDIVSVKLIPKDDPLIISLNASINKKSGLVQSLSYSDSSGNTVTYAFSGIKTNAAIPSGVWSFSYPKDAQIIEQ
- a CDS encoding mannose-1-phosphate guanylyltransferase encodes the protein MIALIMAGGAGTRFWPQSRNRLPKQFLRVMGDKSMIQLTLARLTPLIPVSNIYVVTAASQVPLVREHLPELSEENIIIEPFGMNTAPCIALSAAHLMNKYPASECMVVLPADHIIRDTPAFLQSLVLAEKVARDGYLVTFGIIPEYPATGYGYIEAGEELAPGVRTVSRFKEKPDYMTANHFLASGNFYWNSGMFCWTTDSIAKAFETHLPAALIIAKDICRLQENGATEAEIATTYAQMPKTPIDIAIMEPAQSRAMIPVNYGWSDVGSWKALSDISPVDEEGNSFLGEGLALDSKDNYIYSNKFVALIGVENLCLVETEDAILISTKEDSEKVKNIVDTLKLKNKDNLL
- a CDS encoding carboxypeptidase regulatory-like domain-containing protein, which codes for MKNALIVVILTMLCSLSFAAMSEYSFQQTTSTYTEITNPTQIHGPGVDDSMSPVINIGFDFMYDEIIYSTFRANTNGFITLNPTSTASLSNLLATQTLIMGGLWDDLMTNTDGNVSSELSGTSPNQVLTIQFKNIKWYYSVAPVNLINFQIKLFQGTNKIEFVYGTMGDAPGTSATASIGLSGAVAGNYLSITPASPTATYSSTVAFAGINGTHVPFLTGNKYVFTPPVPAQNDLAATAINGNTTPSVGNPTNYTVTVYNRGSNQQNTYTVQLINAANTVLASTPGTTIAAGQTLQIQVSWTPTVEGPAALRGKVILAGDENPANDITAPLNISVMPPGVIVVTVGAGDQTALMPIDMYYRNSLNQTLYFPTELGLYGNITAITLYNFFLTNLPNKPTKIWMGTTPQTDLSAGWISSTQMTLVFDGNVNYPSGNNEVLIPLQTIFPFTGGNLVVMFNRPMDAGYFSSSDLFRAQTVGTNRARNVQSDTVVYDPANPGAVGTITGQFAKTSFHMTPLGNDPMFSVTPASKDYGTVLMDTTHNQTFTVMNVGGGTLTINSISIAGSPFFTLQNLPTLPASLATGQSITFVGRYNPTTAGAHTGTITITDNLRLPRTVALTGNCIDTTVNTLPYVQLFDGVTAPALPLDWSALISPGGTSPAVVTIASAPYSAPNCVRIYNGSPVSPNTILVGPPLAQTIPVNTTRMKLWVKGVAATYTLSIGVMTDPLNAATFTQIQSVTTPTVWTEYITPLNGYTGTGRYIAIKHGNIAAGQTIYVDNVTIELIAANDLGVSALTGNMTPTVGVPSTYTASVLNWGTNPQSTYTVKLFNSTGTELATADGTAINPGQTVQIPIQWTPAAAVAMVIYARVFLVGDQNTANDQSQNLSILVNPAGVFSFTIGTGTQTARMPIDMFYRNSLYQTLYYPAEMGNFMGQITGIQIYNNFLTNLPNKPTKVWIGTTTQANLSAGFIPSTQLTLVFDGNINYPSGQNTITIPFIQPYLYLNGENLVMLFNRPMDAGYFSSSDLFKSQTVGTNRARNIFSDTVVYDPANPGTVGAVTGIFPMTTFMVIPGGVGHVNGTVLGAGDQPLAGVAVSITQTGATATTNAAGQYQFQNVLPGNYTISFSKYGYVTLTQNFVLEEDETEIINVTMQPMASVSVQGMILASDTGAGLPGAAIYLVGYANYTANSTATGAFTIPNVYANQAYAYTILCPGYTSATGTINVGATNHTMGSITLNEVAYAPHTVLAAINDINTLVNVTWQQPDPNAIEVTESFESATFPPTDWTRTITNTGPINASGVFPSWCRFGAITVSGQPANPTDGTHQAGLWWSYDHQDEWLITPAFNCPPSAYLRFDSYVFLGSTNGDHYYVKVSADNGSTWTPLWDASTQTGGWNYYASPISIGLAAYGGQQIKIAFHAEDPPANDGLWYVWFMDNIYIGNAVTGIRFRAEELVSHSASGTGQLSSPIATTNPSRRMEIGGVRSEPRLPLANEVRYAQSPSRVLTGYKVWRLLATHETNEASWTLLTPQLITALNLADSGWLTLPNGTYRWAVKAVYTAGVTSVPSFSNVLIKDMITGMISGVVRRQNNSPIVGATVTASGFTATTNNAGAYTIVIPIGTHNVTASATGFVSHTIENVVVTANQTTTVNFILIAGSSNEDDIVPVTATALNGNFPNPFNPETTISYAVKDPSAVSIGIYNVKGQLVRTLVNREHNSGRYSVVFNGKDDAGKNIASGIYFYRMTAGSFVSTQKMILMQ